A genomic segment from Daphnia carinata strain CSIRO-1 chromosome 1, CSIRO_AGI_Dcar_HiC_V3, whole genome shotgun sequence encodes:
- the LOC130692130 gene encoding D-3-phosphoglycerate dehydrogenase-like: MALNIQQVLISDPVDPICSKILQDYGMNVTYARQWTKERLLQEIQNYEVLIVRSETKVTDEVLAAATKLRLVGRAGTGLDNVDIAAATRRGVLVMNTPGGNTMSAAEHTCAMIAALSRHIPQACAALKNGIWDRKTYMGNELHGKTLAILGLGRIGREVAIRMQAFGMKTIGYDPMIEKQAAAEFGVVKLELEDIWPLADYITVHTPYMPQTHHLISTSALMRCKSSVRIINIARGGIVDENALLDALNSDSCQGAALDVFVQEPPKEGATTWQLIQHPRVICTPHLGASTVEAQERVAREIAEQLIDLVEGRQAVGIANAPNLALSMVERNKPWMQLAQALGHLANSLAEGSLDRCPSGSETSVELICCGEGTEDVNLLASSALVGHLNGMKANGINIINAAILARDIGVTISARHVGSSKYLSIVQDLEKLLQLTVARGPFNIQLIGSVQGSNPVLYAINGCWFPFGATLSGNVLLFNGKQPDTTLTALMGALAASGVGVSAVMCTPPGASCWLALRTADVFQNPQKLNGPDATFIAQLMF, from the exons ATGGCACTGAATATCCAGCAAGTTTTAATTAGCGATCCAGTTGACCCAATCTGTTCGAAGATCCTTCAAGATTACGGTATGAACGTCACCTACGCTCGTCAGTGGACGAAAGAGCGACTTCTCCAAGAAATTCAG AATTATGAAGTATTGATTGTCCGTTCCGAAACGAAAGTTACTGATGAGGTACTGGCAGCAGCTACTAAATTGCGTCTGGTGGGTCGGGCTGGAACCGGACTGGACAATGTTGACATTGCGGCCGCCACTCGTCGAGGTGTTCTCGTCATGAA TACACCTGGCGGAAATACGATGAGCGCAGCCGAACACACCTGCGCCATGATTGCTGCTCTCAGTCG GCACATTCCACAGGCTTGTGCTGCCCTTAAGAACGGAATCTGGGACCGAAAGACATACATGGGTAACGAACTGCATGGCAAAACGTTAGCTATTCTCGGTCTGGGACGTATTGGGCGTGAGGTGGCGATCAGGATGCAAGCATTTGGCATGAAG ACTATCGGCTATGATCCGATGATTGAAAAACAAGCTGCAGCTGAATTCGGTGTTGTCAAACTGGAGCTGGAAGATATCTGGCCATTGGCTGACTACATCACCGTTCACACACCTTACATGCCGCAAACACACC atcttATCAGCACATCAGCGTTGATGCGTTGCAAGTCTTCCGTGCGGATTATCAATATTGCTCGTGGAGGTATTGTCGACGAGAACGCATTACTGGATGCGCTCAACTCCGATAGTTGCCAAGGTGCTGCGTTGGACGTCTTTGTTCAAGAACCTCCTAAAGAAGGCGCGACCACCTGGCAATTGATTCAGCATCCCCGCGTCATCTGCACCCCGCATCTGGGCGCATCAACGGTCGAGGCTCAGGAACGAGTCGCTCGTGAAATCGCAGAACAACTCATCGATTTGGTCGAGGGCCGACAAGCAGTCGGCATCGCTAATGCACCCAATCTTGCCCTTTCTATGGTGGAACGCAACAAACCATGGATGCAGCTAGCCCAAGCTTTGGGACACCTGGCCAATTCTTTAGCAGAAGGAAGTCTTGACCGATGTCCATCCGGCAGCGAAACGTCCGTCGAATTGATATGTTGTG GCGAAGGGACGGAAGACGTCAATTTGCTAGCCAGCTCTGCCTTGGTTGGCCATCTGAATGGCATGAAAGCCAATGGTATCAATATTATCAACGCCGCAATCCTAGCTCGTGACATTGGAGTAACCATCAGTGCCCGTCATGTTGGATCGTCCAAATATCTGTCAATCGTCCAAGATCTAGAAAAGCTATTGCAGTTGACAGTCGCTCGAGGACCTTTCAATATTCAACTGATTG GCAGCGTTCAAGGAAGCAACCCAGTCTTGTATGCCATCAACGGTTGCTGGTTCCCGTTTGGCGCGACACTTTCGGGTAACGTGTTGCTCTTCAACGGCAAACAACCGGATACGACGTTGACAGCGTTGATGGGTGCCTTGGCAGCGTCGGGAGTTGGCGTTTCAGCTGTGATGTGCACACCTCCTGGAGCTTCCTGTTGGTTGGCCTTGCGTACGGCCGATGTCTTCCAGAACCCGCAAAAACTCAACGGGCCCGACGCCACCTTTATCGCCCAATTAATGTTCTAA